A window of the Corynebacterium minutissimum genome harbors these coding sequences:
- a CDS encoding YidH family protein encodes MTKARFPSSVYGSGEEPDPRFSMANERTFLAWIRTSLAFIAGGVALETFELPLNTTLTRVVSVIMLLVAIVLPAVAWLHWGASERAMRHSRPLPASPALALVVAVVTVIGVMILAGELLA; translated from the coding sequence ATGACGAAGGCACGTTTTCCGAGCTCGGTGTATGGCTCGGGCGAGGAACCCGATCCGCGTTTCAGCATGGCCAATGAACGCACGTTCCTGGCCTGGATCCGTACTTCGCTGGCCTTTATCGCAGGTGGTGTGGCTCTGGAGACCTTTGAGCTGCCGCTGAACACCACGCTGACTCGCGTCGTTTCCGTCATTATGTTGCTCGTGGCTATCGTGCTGCCAGCCGTGGCGTGGCTGCATTGGGGTGCGTCCGAACGGGCGATGCGCCATTCCCGCCCGCTGCCGGCTAGCCCCGCATTAGCGCTGGTGGTGGCCGTGGTGACCGTTATTGGCGTCATGATTCTGGCGGGCGAGCTGTTAGCGTGA
- a CDS encoding type 1 glutamine amidotransferase domain-containing protein, with protein sequence MTSALFVVSAADGWPLKDGSVHPTGYWAEELAVPHRLFSDAGWDITIATPNAVAPTVDEGSLGEGAGDPKELEEIRAYLESIKDELDNPKPLADVNEEDYDLVFYPGGHGPMEDLAVDAVSGALLTQRLAAGKPLALLCHAPAALLAAKNDDGTNAFAGKNVTAFSNTEEETAGLAENAKWLLESELVNAGVKYDKAAEDWSSHVVVDGNLYTGQNPQSSAELAKRILADLGK encoded by the coding sequence ATGACTAGCGCATTGTTCGTTGTCAGTGCAGCAGACGGATGGCCCCTCAAGGACGGATCTGTTCATCCCACTGGTTACTGGGCTGAGGAGCTTGCCGTTCCACACCGACTGTTTAGCGACGCCGGCTGGGACATCACCATCGCCACGCCCAATGCAGTAGCGCCGACGGTGGATGAGGGAAGCCTCGGCGAGGGCGCCGGTGATCCGAAAGAGCTTGAGGAGATTCGCGCCTATCTTGAGTCCATCAAGGACGAACTCGATAATCCGAAGCCGCTCGCTGACGTTAACGAGGAAGACTATGACCTTGTCTTTTACCCGGGTGGCCATGGTCCCATGGAAGACTTGGCTGTCGACGCCGTCTCTGGTGCACTGTTGACGCAGCGTCTTGCCGCCGGCAAGCCCTTGGCACTGCTGTGCCACGCGCCCGCTGCGCTCTTGGCGGCGAAGAACGATGATGGCACCAATGCCTTCGCCGGTAAGAACGTCACGGCTTTCTCCAACACGGAGGAAGAAACCGCGGGTCTCGCAGAGAACGCGAAGTGGCTCCTGGAAAGCGAGCTTGTCAACGCCGGCGTCAAGTACGACAAGGCAGCAGAGGACTGGAGCTCCCACGTCGTTGTGGACGGCAACCTCTACACCGGCCAGAACCCGCAGTCTTCGGCTGAGCTGGCAAAGCGTATCCTCGCGGACCTGGGCAAGTAG
- a CDS encoding acyltransferase family protein: MSARARIVGLDIARSLAIIGMIILHMANLVWSAKVVLSGLPAAGFAIIAGTTMMILARDYSLRVFLKLVARGLIVMLIGVALLPVGGEIQVVLVVMGAAMALTAWVPPLATGWKVLLFALATAGATVLYAPYTLPQVYPLVAFLAYMVAGMLLYDVYLTRPTRTQTISTAVAAVVAGIGLWQRFNPEIPGWLRFTGHTGVLGEILLSVAVTAVVLHLCLIIGRQLPRLTFPFAALGSMSLTIYILHILTARYWQAHVSLHNTIAAVGFVLAFLVLSALWKKFFGKGPAERVVAWAIKEVAA, encoded by the coding sequence GTGTCAGCGCGTGCCCGAATAGTGGGCCTCGATATTGCTCGTTCCTTGGCCATCATCGGGATGATTATTCTGCACATGGCCAACCTGGTGTGGAGCGCCAAAGTGGTGCTCTCCGGGTTGCCGGCGGCGGGCTTTGCCATCATTGCAGGTACCACGATGATGATTCTTGCCCGCGATTACTCGCTGCGAGTTTTCCTCAAGCTGGTTGCCCGCGGACTGATAGTCATGCTCATCGGCGTGGCCTTGCTTCCCGTCGGCGGTGAGATTCAGGTGGTGCTCGTGGTCATGGGCGCGGCCATGGCTCTCACCGCCTGGGTGCCGCCACTGGCCACCGGCTGGAAGGTCCTGCTCTTTGCGCTGGCTACTGCGGGCGCCACGGTGCTCTACGCGCCCTATACCCTCCCGCAGGTCTACCCCCTCGTGGCGTTCCTGGCGTACATGGTGGCGGGCATGCTGCTTTACGACGTCTACCTCACCCGCCCCACCCGCACCCAAACCATTTCGACCGCGGTGGCTGCCGTTGTCGCCGGCATCGGCCTGTGGCAGCGCTTCAACCCGGAAATCCCTGGCTGGCTGCGTTTCACCGGGCATACGGGTGTGCTTGGTGAAATCCTTCTTTCCGTGGCGGTTACTGCAGTGGTGCTGCACCTGTGCCTGATCATTGGCCGACAGCTGCCGCGCTTGACCTTCCCCTTCGCGGCATTGGGCTCGATGTCGTTGACCATTTATATCCTGCACATTCTCACCGCACGCTATTGGCAAGCGCACGTTTCGCTGCACAACACCATTGCAGCCGTGGGCTTTGTGCTCGCTTTCCTGGTGCTGAGCGCGCTGTGGAAAAAGTTCTTCGGAAAAGGTCCGGCTGAGAGGGTCGTGGCTTGGGCAATCAAGGAGGTGGCCGCGTAA
- a CDS encoding SLC13 family permease codes for MTTPHTHVSTAHTEGEDDRGVDRKDWRRMAIGLIVGLALAILVWFIFPSNAVDTVLESPGAKDDVEYTQSALRAVAAVTILMGVWWMTEAIPLAATALLPLVIFPLAGVGAIKEVGAPYASATIFLFMGGFLIALALQRWNLHRRLALYVVKLIGTSPKRLILGFMVATGFLSMWVSNTATAVVMLPIGTSVLALTAETVGGWDKQKKFATALMLGIAYSASIGSLGTLIGTPPNAFLNAYMADTWDVTLGFGRWMAVGVPLAAIFLLIAWFLLITIFQPEMKEIPGGRELIDEEIEALGPWTRPQIMTGIIFLLAAASWVTLPLVLKEFDNYDDAIVGIAAGILLFILPADNERRIRLLDWETANEMPWDVLLLFGGGLSLSAMFNQSGLSLWIGEMAKGLSVLPVVLIVAAVAALVLFLTEITSNTATAATFIPIMGGVAVGVGLTADGDVNVLLLTIPVALAATCAFMLPVATPPNAIAYGSGYVKIGEMIKGGLGLNIIGIFLITLTVYLLAVPIFGLAV; via the coding sequence ATGACTACCCCACACACTCACGTCTCAACCGCGCACACAGAGGGTGAGGACGATCGCGGTGTCGACCGCAAAGACTGGCGCCGCATGGCCATTGGCCTCATTGTCGGTCTCGCATTGGCCATTCTCGTGTGGTTCATCTTCCCCAGCAACGCAGTCGACACGGTATTGGAATCCCCCGGCGCCAAGGATGACGTCGAATACACGCAGAGCGCCTTGCGTGCCGTCGCCGCGGTGACCATTCTGATGGGCGTGTGGTGGATGACGGAGGCCATTCCGTTGGCCGCTACGGCACTGTTGCCGTTGGTTATCTTCCCGCTAGCTGGTGTGGGTGCCATCAAGGAAGTCGGTGCACCGTATGCCTCCGCCACTATCTTCCTGTTCATGGGCGGCTTCCTTATTGCCCTTGCGCTGCAGCGCTGGAACCTTCACCGCCGCCTTGCACTGTACGTGGTGAAGCTGATTGGTACCTCGCCCAAGCGTCTTATTTTGGGCTTTATGGTGGCTACTGGCTTCTTGTCCATGTGGGTCTCTAACACTGCAACCGCCGTGGTTATGCTGCCGATTGGTACGTCAGTGCTGGCGCTGACTGCGGAGACCGTTGGTGGTTGGGATAAGCAGAAGAAGTTCGCCACTGCTCTCATGCTTGGTATCGCGTACTCGGCGTCCATCGGCTCGCTGGGCACACTTATCGGCACCCCGCCGAATGCCTTCCTCAATGCGTATATGGCGGATACCTGGGATGTGACCCTCGGCTTTGGTCGCTGGATGGCTGTAGGTGTGCCGCTGGCCGCTATTTTCCTTCTCATCGCGTGGTTCCTGCTCATCACCATTTTTCAGCCGGAGATGAAGGAGATTCCGGGTGGGCGCGAGCTTATTGATGAGGAAATTGAGGCCCTCGGCCCGTGGACCCGCCCCCAAATCATGACGGGGATTATCTTCCTGCTCGCCGCCGCTTCCTGGGTGACCCTGCCGCTCGTGCTTAAGGAATTCGACAACTACGATGACGCCATCGTGGGTATTGCAGCCGGTATTCTGCTTTTCATCTTGCCGGCGGACAACGAGCGCCGTATCCGCCTCCTGGACTGGGAGACGGCGAACGAGATGCCGTGGGACGTGCTCCTTTTGTTTGGTGGTGGCCTATCGCTTTCGGCAATGTTCAATCAGTCCGGCCTGTCCCTATGGATTGGTGAGATGGCTAAGGGGCTTAGCGTCCTGCCGGTCGTACTCATCGTGGCTGCCGTGGCTGCGCTGGTGCTCTTCCTTACGGAAATCACTTCTAACACCGCAACTGCCGCGACCTTCATTCCGATCATGGGCGGCGTCGCGGTGGGCGTGGGCCTGACTGCTGACGGTGACGTCAACGTCCTCCTCCTCACCATCCCGGTGGCGCTCGCGGCAACGTGTGCATTCATGTTGCCGGTGGCTACCCCGCCGAACGCCATTGCGTACGGCTCTGGCTACGTCAAGATTGGTGAAATGATTAAGGGCGGTCTGGGTCTCAATATCATCGGCATCTTCCTCATTACCCTGACCGTTTACCTGCTGGCGGTGCCTATCTTCGGCCTCGCGGTCTAG
- a CDS encoding DUF202 domain-containing protein has translation MNELFDPGLQPERTRLAWQRTGLAGLVAGLLVVRSVAPWAAVIVGGVTAVVLWLATTKLRRADDVLSRAAPLPGAAALAAVTVATMLLGAVAFVAVW, from the coding sequence GTGAATGAGCTTTTTGATCCCGGCCTCCAGCCTGAGCGCACCCGCCTGGCGTGGCAGCGCACGGGACTTGCGGGCCTTGTAGCAGGTCTGCTCGTTGTGCGTAGTGTGGCACCCTGGGCTGCCGTGATCGTAGGCGGCGTGACCGCCGTTGTGCTCTGGCTGGCCACTACCAAGCTGCGCCGAGCCGATGACGTCCTTTCGCGCGCCGCGCCCCTTCCCGGTGCCGCGGCTCTCGCTGCGGTCACCGTGGCCACGATGCTCTTGGGAGCGGTGGCTTTCGTCGCGGTCTGGTAG
- a CDS encoding MMPL family transporter: MAKLLYHLGRWSYINRWKVIIAWIFIVAAAGGATLSLMKPMTTEYSISGTPAIDATRRAVELFPENGNPANAPTVNLVFKAPEGQKLSDPQNEAAVGDVVRHIAEGLDIPEGSQQRWGNPLEVSPALQQQVIEQFTSMGLPEETARADADNLAMVNADETIAYTTFDFDAESPYSVDPADKDVVHEAMDIGRAAGLEVEAGGAGFGDEIQVNSISEVIGLAVAFIVLIITFGSLASAGMPLISAVVGVGLGAMGVMIATHWMELNNLTPVLAVMIGLAVGIDYALFIMSRFRQERSRMDGPDAAGMAVGTAGSSVVFAGATVFIALFALLVARISFLTAMGLAAAGTVFMAVLVALTLVPAMLGLLGDKAFAGRIPGVAGNPTKRRPRRTKPTMGNRWVRTVQRVPGVVMALVVLGLGALTAPVLHMELALPADTTSNPDTTQRKAADLLSEGFGPGINGPFLVIVDGANANPDSAALQPYIQGQEGEEDEQKKAALSSFIYSVQRLNQVGGVKHAQLVGVSKDMKSAQIMVSPTTAPTDDATVGTASALRTAGAELEDATGAEIGMTGLTAVQLDITERLEEAMGPYLAIVVGLAIFLLLAVFRSILVPLVAGLGFLLSVGGAFGLTVLVWQDGFTGLVPAPGPLISFMPIFLIGVTFGLAMDYQVFLVTRMREHFSRFPQGSGGKYSKYNANDEATIAGFTAGARVVTAAAIIMISVFVAFISQPLPFIQIFGFALAAGVLFDAFLVRMSLVPATMFLMGHTTWWMPKWLDKLIPQLDIEGTALEEEWERKHAAASREAEDKAAQPVE, encoded by the coding sequence GTGGCAAAGCTGCTCTACCACCTAGGCCGCTGGTCTTACATCAATCGATGGAAGGTCATCATCGCCTGGATCTTCATCGTGGCGGCCGCGGGCGGAGCGACCTTGAGCTTGATGAAGCCGATGACCACGGAGTACTCCATCAGCGGCACGCCCGCAATTGACGCCACCCGGCGTGCGGTGGAGCTCTTCCCGGAAAACGGTAACCCGGCCAATGCGCCGACGGTCAACCTCGTCTTCAAGGCCCCGGAAGGGCAGAAGCTCAGTGACCCGCAGAATGAAGCGGCAGTCGGGGACGTGGTGCGCCACATCGCAGAGGGCTTGGATATCCCGGAGGGAAGCCAGCAGCGTTGGGGCAATCCGCTTGAGGTATCGCCGGCGTTGCAGCAGCAGGTCATCGAGCAATTCACCTCCATGGGATTGCCGGAGGAGACCGCGCGGGCGGATGCCGATAACCTGGCCATGGTCAATGCCGATGAGACGATTGCTTATACCACCTTCGACTTTGACGCGGAAAGCCCCTACTCGGTAGACCCCGCGGATAAAGATGTGGTCCACGAGGCCATGGATATTGGCCGTGCAGCTGGTCTGGAAGTAGAGGCCGGCGGCGCGGGCTTCGGTGATGAAATCCAGGTCAACTCGATTTCTGAGGTCATCGGCCTGGCAGTGGCGTTTATCGTCCTTATTATTACCTTCGGTTCCTTGGCCTCCGCGGGCATGCCGCTTATCTCCGCGGTCGTGGGTGTGGGGCTGGGCGCGATGGGCGTCATGATCGCCACCCACTGGATGGAGCTGAACAACCTCACCCCGGTGCTGGCCGTCATGATTGGCCTGGCCGTGGGCATCGACTACGCGCTGTTCATCATGTCGCGCTTCCGGCAGGAGCGCTCCCGCATGGACGGACCAGACGCCGCCGGCATGGCCGTCGGCACGGCGGGATCCTCCGTGGTCTTTGCCGGCGCGACGGTCTTCATCGCGCTCTTTGCTTTGCTCGTGGCGCGCATCAGCTTCCTCACTGCCATGGGCCTGGCGGCCGCGGGCACGGTCTTCATGGCCGTGCTTGTGGCGCTGACCTTGGTGCCCGCGATGCTGGGGCTGCTCGGTGATAAAGCCTTCGCCGGGCGCATCCCCGGCGTGGCCGGCAACCCCACGAAGCGCCGCCCGCGCCGCACGAAACCAACGATGGGTAACCGTTGGGTGCGCACGGTGCAGCGTGTCCCCGGTGTGGTTATGGCCTTGGTGGTGCTCGGCCTCGGAGCGTTAACCGCCCCGGTTCTGCACATGGAATTAGCGCTTCCGGCGGATACCACCTCCAACCCGGATACCACCCAGCGCAAGGCGGCGGATCTTCTGTCCGAAGGCTTTGGCCCCGGCATCAACGGCCCCTTCCTGGTGATCGTGGATGGCGCCAACGCCAACCCGGACTCTGCAGCCTTGCAGCCCTATATCCAGGGCCAGGAGGGTGAAGAGGACGAGCAGAAGAAGGCGGCCCTTTCTTCCTTCATCTATTCCGTGCAGCGCCTGAATCAAGTGGGCGGTGTCAAGCACGCCCAGCTGGTGGGGGTGAGCAAAGACATGAAGTCCGCGCAGATCATGGTCAGCCCTACCACGGCGCCGACGGATGATGCCACGGTTGGCACCGCCTCCGCCCTGCGTACTGCCGGTGCGGAGCTGGAGGATGCCACCGGTGCCGAGATCGGCATGACGGGCCTGACCGCGGTGCAGCTCGACATCACCGAGCGCCTCGAAGAAGCCATGGGGCCATACCTTGCCATCGTGGTGGGCCTGGCCATCTTCCTGCTGCTGGCGGTATTCCGCTCCATCTTGGTCCCGCTGGTGGCCGGCTTAGGCTTCCTGCTCTCCGTCGGCGGTGCCTTCGGTCTGACCGTGCTGGTGTGGCAGGACGGCTTCACCGGACTGGTGCCCGCGCCGGGCCCGCTGATTTCCTTCATGCCCATCTTCCTCATCGGCGTGACCTTCGGCCTAGCCATGGACTATCAGGTCTTCCTGGTCACCCGCATGCGCGAGCACTTCTCCCGCTTCCCGCAGGGCAGCGGTGGCAAGTACAGCAAGTACAACGCCAACGATGAGGCGACTATCGCTGGCTTTACCGCCGGTGCCCGCGTGGTCACCGCCGCGGCCATCATCATGATTTCCGTTTTCGTGGCCTTTATCAGCCAGCCGCTGCCCTTCATCCAGATCTTCGGCTTCGCGCTGGCGGCGGGCGTGCTTTTCGACGCCTTCCTAGTCCGCATGTCCCTCGTTCCCGCCACCATGTTCCTCATGGGGCACACCACCTGGTGGATGCCGAAGTGGCTGGACAAGCTGATCCCACAGCTGGATATCGAGGGCACCGCACTCGAGGAAGAATGGGAGCGCAAACACGCGGCAGCGTCTCGTGAGGCAGAGGATAAGGCAGCGCAGCCCGTAGAATAG
- a CDS encoding trypsin-like serine protease encodes MVARKITAVLASSVVVGLGAAPAMALEFAQPAPQSEESAAVAALRMGKIGNFGDCTGTLVAEQWVLTARHCLESVNNEGTQARFGDRVYDADSWAVSPTIDAGLIHLTEPVKGIKPAKLADAVPTAGEKGRFYGWSSSSRMARKGQLPMAEMEVGELLSGGTPPASPDESGEKMTPVAPGESGAAAPGGVATAPKDSGAMAPGGMAVPAPNGPGGMAAPAPGSSDAPQVMKGGEMPDITSGPGGAESIPAGELGGVGPMIAAAIMDVKSLNGEGMQGGDSGGPFFVDGRLVGVATAGTSNADPDLPSPTAAITSVVEVRDWIEDITSGRDTDGVLNADNSPAPPTTMQVSAPVAWPAGVAAVVGLIAIAIFSRLLNRKSVAERGTN; translated from the coding sequence ATGGTGGCACGAAAAATAACTGCTGTTCTGGCAAGCTCGGTGGTCGTGGGGCTAGGCGCTGCGCCGGCCATGGCCTTGGAATTCGCCCAACCCGCACCTCAGTCGGAGGAAAGCGCTGCCGTAGCTGCGCTGCGCATGGGCAAGATCGGAAACTTCGGCGATTGCACCGGCACGCTGGTGGCCGAGCAGTGGGTGCTCACCGCCCGCCACTGCTTGGAGTCCGTCAACAACGAAGGCACGCAGGCACGTTTTGGTGACCGCGTCTACGACGCTGACTCGTGGGCGGTATCGCCAACGATCGATGCGGGCCTCATCCATCTCACCGAACCCGTCAAGGGCATCAAGCCCGCCAAGCTCGCGGATGCGGTCCCCACTGCTGGCGAGAAAGGCCGCTTCTACGGTTGGAGCAGCAGCTCCCGGATGGCCCGCAAAGGCCAGCTGCCGATGGCCGAGATGGAAGTCGGCGAACTACTGTCTGGCGGCACCCCACCGGCGAGCCCTGACGAGTCGGGCGAGAAAATGACGCCGGTGGCGCCAGGCGAGTCCGGCGCCGCGGCACCTGGTGGAGTGGCGACTGCGCCGAAGGATTCCGGTGCCATGGCTCCTGGCGGCATGGCCGTTCCTGCACCGAACGGACCTGGCGGAATGGCCGCTCCCGCCCCTGGCTCGTCCGACGCTCCCCAGGTGATGAAGGGCGGCGAGATGCCAGACATCACTTCGGGCCCAGGTGGCGCGGAAAGCATCCCAGCTGGCGAGCTTGGGGGAGTGGGGCCGATGATTGCCGCTGCCATCATGGACGTGAAGTCCCTCAATGGTGAGGGCATGCAGGGCGGCGATTCGGGCGGACCGTTCTTCGTCGATGGTCGCCTCGTCGGCGTGGCCACGGCTGGCACGTCGAATGCGGACCCAGATCTGCCTTCCCCTACCGCGGCGATTACTTCCGTGGTCGAAGTCCGCGACTGGATCGAGGACATCACCAGTGGTCGGGATACCGACGGCGTTCTCAACGCCGATAATTCCCCGGCGCCGCCGACAACGATGCAGGTCAGTGCCCCGGTTGCATGGCCGGCGGGTGTTGCCGCGGTAGTCGGACTTATCGCGATTGCCATCTTCTCGCGCCTGCTCAACCGCAAGTCTGTCGCTGAGCGGGGTACCAACTAG
- a CDS encoding CsbD family protein: protein MGDFENKKDEFVGKAKEAAGNVSDNEKLENEGKADQVTSEAKQKASDAVEGIKDKANEVIGNLKD from the coding sequence ATGGGTGATTTCGAGAATAAGAAGGACGAGTTCGTCGGCAAGGCTAAGGAAGCCGCTGGCAACGTAAGCGACAACGAGAAGCTGGAGAACGAGGGCAAGGCCGACCAGGTCACCTCTGAGGCCAAGCAGAAGGCTTCCGACGCCGTTGAGGGCATCAAGGATAAGGCCAACGAGGTCATCGGAAACCTCAAGGACTAA
- a CDS encoding potassium channel family protein — MANLFSALRREKNSINIPPVVVIGLGRFGASLAKELMEHGVEVLGIDADEKFVREHAAYLTEVVTADSTDSEALRQLGVDEVERVVLGIGTDLEASILTASNLVELGIKDIWAKADSDAHARILTQIGVQHVIRPERDTGRRVAHLLGGRFEDFAEIAVDYGVTVMSPPASASAGPVDLQKVWEEHHVQLISRCAGPGQWRPLADATQLTPRDLIAVAGSPADLEAFSQS; from the coding sequence TTGGCTAACTTGTTTAGCGCCCTACGGCGCGAGAAAAACTCCATCAACATCCCACCTGTCGTCGTCATCGGTCTGGGCCGCTTTGGTGCTTCCCTGGCCAAGGAGCTTATGGAACACGGTGTCGAGGTGCTCGGCATCGATGCAGACGAGAAGTTTGTGCGTGAACACGCAGCCTATCTCACGGAGGTCGTCACCGCCGATAGCACCGACTCCGAAGCTCTGCGCCAGCTGGGAGTCGATGAGGTGGAGCGGGTCGTCTTGGGCATTGGAACGGACTTGGAAGCCTCTATTCTTACCGCCTCGAACTTGGTTGAGTTGGGGATCAAGGACATTTGGGCCAAGGCTGATTCCGATGCCCACGCCCGCATCTTGACGCAAATTGGCGTGCAGCACGTCATCCGTCCGGAGCGCGACACGGGTCGCCGTGTGGCCCACCTGTTGGGCGGCCGTTTCGAGGACTTTGCGGAAATCGCCGTGGACTATGGCGTGACGGTGATGAGCCCGCCGGCGTCGGCAAGCGCAGGCCCTGTTGACCTGCAGAAGGTGTGGGAGGAGCACCACGTGCAGCTCATCTCTCGCTGCGCGGGGCCGGGGCAGTGGCGCCCGCTTGCCGACGCCACCCAACTCACCCCCCGCGACCTCATCGCCGTCGCCGGCAGTCCCGCGGACTTGGAAGCCTTCTCGCAGTCCTAG
- a CDS encoding nucleoside deaminase, with translation MRRAIEVARTTPVGDIPVGAVLYDASGNELATGVNRREQLNDPTAHAEVEAIRQAVRVHGDGWRLEGCELVVTLEPCAMCAGAIQASRVASVVFGAFEPKTGACGSLVDVLRAPGALHVPEVRGGVLEEECAELLTGFFEGLRGSGA, from the coding sequence ATGCGCCGCGCCATAGAGGTGGCGCGCACCACGCCGGTGGGAGATATCCCGGTGGGTGCCGTGCTGTACGACGCCTCCGGTAACGAACTCGCCACCGGCGTTAACCGCCGCGAGCAACTCAATGACCCCACCGCGCACGCAGAGGTAGAAGCAATCCGCCAGGCGGTGCGCGTGCACGGCGATGGCTGGCGGCTGGAGGGCTGCGAGCTGGTTGTCACCTTGGAGCCCTGCGCGATGTGCGCGGGCGCGATTCAAGCTTCCCGGGTGGCCTCGGTGGTCTTTGGCGCTTTTGAGCCGAAGACGGGGGCATGCGGCTCGCTTGTCGACGTCCTCCGCGCCCCCGGCGCCCTCCACGTGCCCGAGGTACGCGGTGGAGTGCTGGAGGAAGAGTGCGCGGAGCTGCTCACGGGCTTCTTCGAGGGTCTGCGCGGCAGTGGCGCTTAA
- a CDS encoding prephenate dehydrogenase: MSSQDVQRPVCIIGLGLIGGSLLRDLAASNHPVYGYNHSTSGARIAVKQGFDVTDDLPAILRRAEEDKALIVIAVPMDAVASVLDTIQEHAPSCGFTDVVSVKTEIRQLVVDRNMHPRYVGGHPMAGTSKSGWENSQTGLFNRAAWVITYDYAAECDARGERIPTEWENIFADVVRMTQMVHAEAVPVRVANHDAAVARISHLPHVLAETLAVVGDNGGILAQSLAAGSFKDGTRVAGTRPDLVRQMCETNATALVTALDEAIELMQSARDSLASDEPSIAELADAGYRARTRIEARSGARKESVSPVKISSRPVLRLHPGAPNWVAQLRQTESLGGRIEIF, encoded by the coding sequence GTGAGTTCTCAAGATGTTCAACGCCCCGTCTGCATTATCGGCCTCGGCCTCATTGGTGGTTCCCTGCTGCGTGACCTCGCCGCAAGCAACCATCCGGTGTACGGCTACAACCACTCCACGTCCGGTGCCCGCATTGCTGTGAAGCAGGGCTTTGACGTCACCGATGACCTCCCCGCCATTCTTCGCCGCGCGGAGGAAGACAAGGCGCTCATCGTTATCGCGGTGCCCATGGATGCGGTTGCCTCGGTTCTTGACACTATCCAGGAACACGCCCCGAGCTGTGGTTTTACGGACGTCGTCTCGGTGAAGACCGAAATCCGCCAGCTCGTCGTTGACCGCAACATGCACCCACGCTACGTGGGTGGCCACCCCATGGCGGGTACGTCCAAGTCCGGCTGGGAGAACTCGCAGACCGGCCTGTTCAACCGCGCTGCCTGGGTTATTACTTATGACTACGCCGCCGAGTGCGACGCGCGCGGCGAACGTATCCCGACCGAGTGGGAGAATATTTTCGCTGATGTTGTCCGCATGACGCAGATGGTCCACGCGGAGGCCGTGCCGGTGCGCGTGGCGAACCACGATGCTGCGGTTGCTCGCATTTCTCATCTGCCGCACGTGCTGGCAGAGACCCTCGCGGTAGTGGGCGATAATGGCGGCATCCTGGCGCAGTCCCTGGCGGCTGGCTCCTTCAAGGACGGCACGCGCGTGGCCGGTACCCGCCCGGACCTGGTTCGCCAGATGTGCGAGACCAACGCGACTGCCCTGGTCACTGCTTTGGATGAGGCGATTGAGTTGATGCAGTCTGCCCGTGACTCGCTGGCTTCAGATGAGCCTTCCATCGCCGAGCTTGCCGACGCCGGCTACAGAGCCCGCACCCGCATCGAAGCCCGATCCGGCGCTCGTAAGGAATCCGTTTCTCCGGTCAAGATTTCTTCCCGCCCGGTGCTGCGCCTGCACCCAGGTGCACCGAATTGGGTAGCGCAGTTGCGCCAGACGGAATCCTTGGGTGGGCGCATCGAGATCTTCTAG
- a CDS encoding tRNA adenosine deaminase-associated protein — MSHDDLSFSITVARSEHGWVIRPFEDDFTNVNTSIKAVRNLRSEGAAFALLCVEDDYFVVVRPVPGDVRMLLSDATYAAEDDFAADFLDLRDIDIPDLDEDEWEEADPYGDGDFDIFADLGLDEDQVGYIIDNDEDWPSDMLLRIAGELGFGDELEDFIDGLDSDDS; from the coding sequence ATGAGCCACGACGATCTCTCTTTTTCCATCACCGTTGCCCGCAGCGAGCACGGATGGGTGATTCGCCCCTTCGAGGATGACTTCACTAACGTCAACACCTCCATTAAGGCGGTGCGCAACCTGCGTTCCGAGGGTGCGGCCTTTGCGCTGTTGTGCGTGGAGGATGACTATTTCGTCGTCGTGCGCCCGGTGCCGGGGGATGTGCGCATGCTGCTTTCCGACGCCACCTATGCCGCCGAAGACGACTTCGCCGCGGATTTCCTCGACCTGCGCGATATTGATATCCCGGATTTGGACGAAGACGAGTGGGAGGAAGCCGATCCCTACGGCGATGGCGACTTCGACATCTTCGCGGACCTCGGCCTCGATGAGGACCAAGTGGGCTACATCATTGACAACGATGAGGACTGGCCTTCCGATATGCTCCTGCGCATCGCCGGCGAGCTGGGCTTTGGTGATGAGCTGGAGGATTTCATCGACGGCCTCGACTCGGATGACTCTTAA